A stretch of the Acidilobus sp. 7A genome encodes the following:
- a CDS encoding ArsR family transcriptional regulator yields MEESVPTKEGIYLRDSTLYVVGSRAIAKVSSALASESRAKILVILQKGPTDLEDIATLINQSKANVSSQIRKLEEAGIVRSHYIPGQRGIKKVVELTINKIVFMITPEQERGATSPAASQESKRA; encoded by the coding sequence ATGGAGGAGAGTGTACCTACTAAAGAGGGAATTTATCTGAGAGATAGCACCCTTTACGTGGTTGGCTCGCGCGCTATAGCTAAGGTCTCCTCCGCCCTGGCCAGCGAGAGTAGGGCGAAGATACTTGTTATTCTCCAGAAGGGACCGACGGACCTAGAGGACATAGCGACCCTGATAAATCAGAGTAAGGCTAACGTGAGCAGCCAGATAAGAAAGCTTGAGGAGGCCGGCATTGTAAGGTCACACTACATACCAGGCCAGAGGGGGATAAAGAAGGTAGTAGAGCTTACAATTAACAAGATAGTGTTTATGATAACGCCAGAGCAAGAGCGCGGAGCTACAAGCCCTGCTGCTAGCCAGGAGTCAAAGCGGGCCTGA
- a CDS encoding MFS transporter translates to MSRGHGGPYAVLTVLTLVTMITMYVEAMVVPSLPHIQSALNATNEEAAWVISAYMVVGAAVAPLFGKMGDVYGKKKLYVASLAFYSAAVLAAGFAPNIQSLIAARALQGFGFTLFPLGLAIITDTFPRRLVAVAQGIQSAMVAIGMTVGMIAGAYIEEYLGWRYMFHIAFGLSIIMFIAALLVLGDYPPVRREKIDYVSTVLLSGGTALVLLYLTEAPYKGWVSPLQLSFLSPGIALYAAFLAYEARSPRTLISLKLLRIRNVVVANAAGLVSGVAMFMLYLGVIYYAEEAPPYGLGLSVISAALSLLPATLAMIVIAPLIGQVTTSLGPKPALVYGSIISTAGFMALALYRPGPLQLALDSFIAGVGVVSILIPIVNMIAMSMPPDSVTVGLGFNTMVRFLGSAAGPVIAATIMTTYKAFVPYALAGMYYFFTEGSSTAFNYIFLTGAAFSLLALVISIFTKNYVIRGRDGEAIAAL, encoded by the coding sequence ATGAGCAGGGGTCATGGGGGGCCCTACGCGGTCCTCACAGTGCTCACCCTAGTGACAATGATAACTATGTACGTTGAGGCTATGGTCGTGCCCTCGCTGCCCCACATTCAGAGCGCCCTCAACGCCACTAACGAGGAGGCTGCCTGGGTGATATCAGCCTACATGGTGGTCGGCGCAGCCGTAGCCCCGCTCTTCGGGAAGATGGGCGACGTCTACGGCAAAAAGAAGCTCTACGTAGCGTCACTAGCTTTCTACTCCGCAGCCGTGCTGGCGGCTGGCTTTGCACCCAACATTCAGTCCCTGATAGCCGCCAGGGCGCTTCAGGGCTTCGGCTTCACGCTATTCCCCTTGGGCCTTGCAATAATTACTGACACGTTCCCGCGCCGTCTGGTTGCCGTTGCCCAAGGAATACAGAGCGCTATGGTCGCCATAGGGATGACCGTAGGTATGATAGCCGGCGCCTACATAGAGGAATACCTTGGTTGGCGTTACATGTTCCACATAGCGTTCGGCCTCTCAATAATTATGTTTATTGCGGCCCTTCTGGTGCTCGGTGACTACCCACCTGTTAGACGCGAGAAGATAGACTACGTGAGCACCGTGCTCCTCTCCGGCGGGACCGCACTTGTGTTACTGTACCTAACCGAGGCGCCCTACAAGGGCTGGGTGTCGCCGCTCCAGCTTTCATTCCTGTCACCTGGGATCGCGCTCTACGCCGCGTTCCTCGCATATGAGGCCAGGTCCCCTAGAACTCTCATCAGCCTTAAGCTGCTGAGGATCAGGAACGTAGTGGTCGCCAATGCTGCTGGCCTTGTATCAGGGGTAGCCATGTTCATGCTTTACCTTGGGGTGATCTATTATGCCGAGGAGGCCCCGCCGTACGGCCTTGGCCTCTCAGTAATATCAGCCGCTCTCTCGCTGCTGCCTGCAACACTCGCTATGATAGTCATAGCGCCGCTCATCGGTCAGGTTACAACTTCTCTTGGACCTAAACCGGCGCTCGTCTACGGCTCCATAATTTCCACCGCAGGGTTCATGGCCCTAGCCCTCTACAGGCCTGGACCGCTTCAGCTGGCCTTAGACTCATTTATAGCTGGCGTCGGGGTGGTCTCAATATTGATTCCAATAGTTAATATGATAGCCATGTCGATGCCTCCTGACAGCGTAACTGTAGGCCTAGGGTTTAACACTATGGTAAGGTTCCTGGGATCCGCGGCCGGGCCTGTAATAGCGGCCACCATAATGACTACATACAAGGCGTTCGTGCCCTACGCACTGGCCGGAATGTATTACTTCTTCACGGAGGGGAGCAGTACCGCCTTTAACTACATATTCCTCACAGGCGCCGCATTCTCACTATTGGCACTAGTGATATCCATCTTCACTAAGAACTACGTCATAAGAGGGAGGGACGGAGAGGCCATAGCTGCCCTTTAG
- a CDS encoding FAD/NAD(P)-binding oxidoreductase has translation MTKKILIAGGGIGGYVAAKRLVDGIRSSGVDAEVTVINKEPYHFMPPLFFDVALGYASADETRAPIQNMEKYGIKVTLDEIQSIDAANRTVVGAKGKYQYDYLLVSLGIDYGWGAYPNLDKEGVHNFDLDGALKMKEALNQVKDGQNVTLLIPELPYRCGIYPYEAATALSSFFRARNKKVSIRLLDPMPAPIIPLGSAISRFIADQLAYYGVEYVPNFKLREIDPSKKTVVGSSGEFKYDLLVKVPPSRLPKALANSGEDFTWKQDPRWAPVLPNGRHPKYDDVYLAAEHSLPPLGIGLAGVFVESLAITAATNMLADLVGGFGPAFVPSPVSCVGYAGDKGWAGTCELPFDASKGMYAMKCYFGGVYSIGRLLKQGFYRGWIDGLKF, from the coding sequence TTGACGAAGAAGATCCTCATAGCTGGTGGAGGTATAGGAGGCTACGTTGCAGCGAAGAGACTGGTAGACGGCATTAGGAGTAGCGGCGTTGACGCCGAGGTAACAGTTATCAACAAAGAACCCTATCACTTCATGCCGCCGCTCTTCTTTGATGTGGCCCTGGGCTATGCCTCAGCTGACGAGACCAGGGCCCCTATACAGAACATGGAGAAGTACGGCATAAAGGTGACACTAGACGAGATACAGTCCATAGATGCTGCGAACAGGACCGTTGTCGGCGCCAAGGGCAAGTACCAGTATGACTACCTTCTGGTCTCCCTCGGTATAGACTACGGCTGGGGCGCGTACCCAAATCTTGACAAGGAGGGCGTCCACAACTTTGACCTTGACGGTGCGCTGAAGATGAAGGAGGCCCTCAACCAGGTTAAGGACGGGCAGAACGTAACTTTGCTGATACCTGAGCTGCCCTACAGGTGCGGCATATACCCATACGAGGCGGCAACCGCGCTCTCGTCCTTCTTCAGGGCCAGGAACAAGAAGGTTAGCATAAGGCTCCTAGACCCAATGCCCGCCCCAATAATCCCCCTGGGCTCAGCCATATCAAGGTTCATAGCGGATCAGCTCGCATACTACGGCGTTGAATACGTGCCCAACTTTAAGCTGAGGGAGATAGACCCATCAAAGAAGACCGTCGTAGGGTCCAGCGGCGAGTTCAAGTACGACCTCCTGGTCAAGGTGCCGCCGTCAAGGTTGCCTAAGGCCCTTGCAAACAGCGGCGAGGACTTCACGTGGAAGCAGGACCCGAGATGGGCCCCTGTGCTGCCTAACGGCAGGCACCCTAAGTACGATGACGTCTACCTCGCAGCTGAGCACTCATTGCCACCGCTCGGCATAGGTCTTGCCGGCGTCTTCGTTGAGTCCCTGGCCATAACTGCCGCTACTAACATGCTAGCTGATCTGGTCGGCGGCTTTGGGCCAGCGTTTGTGCCAAGCCCTGTCTCCTGCGTTGGTTACGCCGGCGACAAGGGCTGGGCTGGCACGTGCGAACTGCCGTTTGACGCGAGCAAAGGCATGTACGCAATGAAGTGCTACTTCGGCGGCGTTTACTCCATAGGGAGGCTGCTGAAGCAGGGGTTCTACCGTGGCTGGATTGACGGTCTTAAGTTCTGA
- a CDS encoding DUF1641 domain-containing protein, with translation MAEAKKEVAEGVSPEVQAQALAELLDAVVNLKRSGILGMLSYLADKAEESFLAAATDPALMRLLALLSSVTYGIMNVDTSDLSNAQNNLTDLTSCAMESLGKLDLSKPKSVGLLGLMRSLSDPDVSQGLGILLDIMKQLGACARSKGASKA, from the coding sequence ATGGCTGAGGCAAAGAAAGAGGTAGCAGAGGGTGTCTCCCCAGAGGTTCAGGCCCAGGCGCTGGCGGAGCTCCTGGACGCTGTAGTTAACCTTAAGAGGAGCGGCATCCTCGGCATGCTGTCTTACCTCGCGGACAAGGCAGAGGAGTCCTTCCTCGCGGCGGCCACGGACCCAGCGCTTATGAGGCTCCTGGCCCTGCTTTCCTCAGTCACGTACGGCATCATGAACGTTGACACAAGCGACCTTTCAAACGCCCAGAACAACTTGACGGACCTGACTTCATGTGCAATGGAGTCCCTAGGCAAGCTTGATCTAAGCAAGCCTAAGAGCGTCGGCCTGCTAGGCCTTATGAGGTCCCTCAGTGACCCTGACGTCTCACAGGGCCTTGGCATACTCTTAGATATAATGAAGCAGCTAGGAGCCTGCGCCAGGAGCAAGGGTGCGTCAAAGGCTTAG
- a CDS encoding DUF1641 domain-containing protein has product MVSQAERQAEALERLLDMVSMLDNMLSDEELMKAVAKLLITPETLIVIDRLPQIMQLLERMTRPETLNKLQALVEIIDSLDVGALKEATAALASAPQVNSLSDLVLLLGNKETLKGLNALLNIARSFGSLASRPQK; this is encoded by the coding sequence ATGGTATCCCAGGCTGAGAGACAGGCTGAGGCGCTCGAGCGGCTCCTAGACATGGTATCTATGCTGGACAACATGCTCTCTGACGAGGAGCTGATGAAGGCGGTGGCTAAGCTACTAATAACACCTGAAACGCTCATAGTAATTGACAGGCTCCCTCAGATAATGCAGCTGCTTGAGAGGATGACAAGGCCTGAGACGCTCAACAAGCTCCAGGCACTCGTTGAAATTATAGACAGCCTTGACGTCGGTGCGCTTAAGGAGGCTACCGCCGCCCTTGCCTCGGCGCCACAGGTAAACAGCCTCAGCGACCTGGTGCTCCTATTGGGCAACAAGGAAACCCTGAAAGGTCTGAACGCGCTGCTTAACATAGCAAGGTCCTTCGGGTCCTTGGCGTCACGCCCTCAGAAATAA
- a CDS encoding FAD/NAD(P)-binding oxidoreductase, whose protein sequence is MTSEKKQNVVIVGGGAGGLILANSLARREEFSVTLINDTPYHYYLPQLLQIAFRGDDSQLKRELADLVKKDVKLIIDSVTSVDLNNRTVTTSSGKTFSYDIVAIAPGLSIDHAAVKGNEKLVSLYGDFHSTPENAWRAFNTISSMKKGRLVVAVADPGHRCPPSPYEGVLLADEAFRARGIRDQIEITIAVPYPRAYPAETFNEVIEPVLKERGINIETFFTVDTVDLDNKKMTSLEGGELPFDAAIVVPIHKGPKINILPEDIKNEDGFIKADKLTNRVGNFDDAFAIGDASAASNARTGVTAHLQAKVVEKRLLGFDARNTGRTNCPTEIGMELGTFVISDFGHPSVKLPPKSVFFIMKRFFADTYWDVLKHPEFWDPIFDAYFENTSPERLWKLFP, encoded by the coding sequence ATGACCTCAGAGAAGAAGCAGAACGTTGTTATCGTTGGCGGAGGGGCCGGTGGCCTTATACTTGCTAACTCGCTGGCCAGAAGGGAGGAGTTCTCAGTGACCTTAATTAATGACACGCCATACCACTACTACCTGCCGCAACTGCTTCAGATAGCCTTCAGGGGCGACGACTCGCAGCTTAAGAGGGAGCTTGCGGACCTAGTTAAGAAAGATGTGAAGCTGATAATAGATAGCGTAACCTCTGTAGACCTGAACAACAGGACCGTTACCACGAGCTCAGGAAAGACTTTTAGCTATGATATAGTGGCCATAGCGCCTGGCCTCTCAATAGACCACGCAGCGGTCAAGGGGAACGAGAAGTTGGTCTCCCTCTACGGTGACTTTCACTCCACGCCTGAGAACGCCTGGAGAGCGTTCAACACAATCAGCTCTATGAAGAAGGGCAGGCTTGTCGTGGCCGTCGCTGACCCTGGGCACAGGTGCCCCCCATCACCATATGAGGGCGTGCTGTTGGCCGACGAGGCCTTCAGGGCCAGGGGCATCAGGGATCAAATAGAGATAACCATAGCAGTCCCATATCCGAGGGCGTACCCTGCCGAGACCTTCAACGAGGTCATAGAGCCCGTGCTAAAGGAGAGGGGGATAAACATAGAGACCTTCTTCACCGTTGACACGGTTGACCTGGACAACAAAAAGATGACCTCATTAGAGGGCGGCGAGCTGCCGTTTGACGCAGCGATAGTAGTTCCTATCCACAAGGGGCCCAAAATAAATATCCTGCCCGAGGATATAAAGAACGAGGACGGCTTCATAAAGGCTGACAAGCTTACCAACCGCGTTGGCAACTTCGATGACGCATTTGCAATAGGCGACGCCTCCGCAGCGTCAAATGCGAGGACTGGGGTGACCGCCCACCTGCAGGCAAAGGTTGTTGAGAAGAGGCTCCTTGGCTTTGACGCTCGGAACACGGGCAGGACTAACTGCCCCACCGAGATAGGCATGGAGTTGGGAACCTTCGTCATAAGCGACTTTGGCCACCCCTCTGTAAAGCTGCCTCCCAAGAGCGTGTTCTTCATTATGAAAAGGTTCTTCGCTGACACCTACTGGGACGTGCTCAAACACCCGGAGTTCTGGGACCCCATATTTGACGCCTACTTTGAGAACACGTCCCCTGAGAGGCTGTGGAAGCTGTTCCCATGA
- a CDS encoding DsrE/DsrF/DrsH-like family protein, giving the protein MSGLSKLSIIVYSGTEDKLIPVGVIAQGAAALGYEVQIFVTGWALLRFLKKSAQPTWPKEFESMVPALAKGMQANRVPSWVDMLKEAKSMGAKVYACSMMASVMGLKKEDFDPSLVDDVVGVATFLQEAEGGQMLFI; this is encoded by the coding sequence GTGAGCGGTTTGAGCAAGCTCTCCATAATTGTTTATTCTGGAACGGAGGACAAGTTAATACCCGTGGGCGTCATAGCTCAGGGGGCCGCAGCCCTAGGCTATGAGGTTCAAATATTTGTGACCGGGTGGGCACTGCTAAGGTTCCTCAAGAAGTCTGCGCAGCCCACGTGGCCTAAGGAGTTCGAGTCCATGGTGCCAGCGCTTGCCAAGGGCATGCAGGCTAACAGGGTGCCGAGCTGGGTTGACATGCTTAAGGAGGCCAAGAGCATGGGCGCCAAGGTATACGCATGCAGCATGATGGCAAGCGTAATGGGGCTGAAGAAGGAGGACTTCGACCCTAGCCTAGTAGATGACGTGGTTGGCGTGGCCACGTTCCTCCAGGAGGCCGAAGGAGGCCAGATGCTCTTCATATGA
- a CDS encoding AAA-associated domain-containing protein, producing the protein MNEVLKTLPPVTLDQVLGLVRYVAAYGGVVDSSRLDDLLDINMDLLPHVVDAAVSLRLLRTEGGNLIITPEGRKAIELSGRDLRALIKSLSDDVRPFKDIFEAIGDSDAISGQLLRNILRRAGYVNIEDAVMIFTEWLAYMGITVLEE; encoded by the coding sequence GTGAACGAGGTTTTGAAGACTCTGCCGCCGGTGACCTTAGACCAGGTATTGGGGCTCGTCAGATACGTGGCGGCCTACGGTGGGGTTGTGGACTCCTCGAGGCTGGATGATCTACTAGATATAAACATGGACCTCCTGCCCCACGTTGTTGATGCTGCTGTGAGCCTACGGCTCCTCAGGACAGAGGGCGGGAATCTCATCATAACGCCTGAGGGCAGGAAGGCCATAGAGCTGAGCGGGAGGGACCTTAGGGCGTTAATAAAGTCCCTAAGCGATGACGTAAGACCTTTTAAGGATATCTTCGAGGCTATAGGTGATTCTGACGCAATTAGCGGGCAACTGTTAAGGAACATACTCAGGCGGGCAGGCTACGTAAACATCGAAGATGCAGTTATGATCTTCACCGAGTGGCTGGCCTACATGGGGATAACGGTCCTTGAGGAGTAA
- a CDS encoding DNA-directed RNA polymerase subunit H, whose amino-acid sequence MPALRQVDERILNHKLVPKHRILSIEEAVEVLNRLGVKPWQLPRISANDPVIKLLGGKPGDIVEIERDSPTAGKHVAYRVVVSY is encoded by the coding sequence TTGCCTGCACTTAGGCAAGTGGATGAGAGGATACTAAACCACAAGCTGGTCCCTAAGCACAGGATACTTAGCATAGAGGAGGCGGTCGAGGTCCTTAATAGGCTTGGAGTTAAACCATGGCAACTGCCGAGGATAAGCGCCAACGACCCCGTCATAAAGCTGTTGGGTGGTAAGCCAGGGGACATTGTTGAGATAGAGCGCGACTCACCCACGGCTGGGAAGCACGTAGCCTATAGGGTGGTAGTTTCTTATTGA
- a CDS encoding DNA-directed RNA polymerase subunit B, with translation MSTDWRLTKDDLWIVFRQFIRETGLARQHLDSYNAFVTERIQDIVDSFKEIRPLYKQVGGKKKGVVAEEGPDIKVVLGKVRVGEPQVKEADGNLRRRDVTPLEARLRNFTYSAPLYLEMTLVENGNEVDTEEVKIGDFPIMVKSVVDPLSKASLKELMEAGEDPYDPGGYFIINGSERVIVAQEDLAVNRIIVGVSTANTAKITHSAKTVSTVLGLRRQVIVDRMNDGSLEVSMSRLNYRIPFIVMMKALGLEKDAEIAAAVSPDPDVQRELLPSFEKVSAAIRTKEDALEFLGNRIAPGQPKEIRIQRAEEFIDTQFLPHIGLTPADRLAKAYFLGEMANRVLQLYLGKRGEDDKDHLANKRLRLAGDLIAEIFRDAFQQLALLISSELEEYISQHRKVRDVKSLVRPDIVTERIRAALATGNWTGNRTGVSQALDRTNWMSLLSHLRRVISPLSRGESNFEARDLHGTHWGRLCPFETPEGVNCGLVKNLAMTAYISVGVNEQHIRNLLTNMGVISLEEAIKEIASGEPEASAKYVNMAKVFLNGKPIGYVQDGAELRQRLISLRRRGEISYEVSVAYLENGNVKEVYVNTDEGRLMRPVIVVEDGKPKLTKEIVEKVKRGETSFWDLVRNGVVEFLDPDEEENAYVAEYPDEITPEHTHLELWTPGIFSVVTSIASFLEHNQSPRNTYQAAMAKQALGLYALNYQYRMDSHAYLLHYPQKPIVQTRSLEEIGYNERPSGQNFVVAIMPFMGYNMEDAIIMNKTSVDYGLGRTHFFRVYAVTENSYAGGLKDTITVPSPKLYDHKGDQYYTKLGPDGIVEPEVEVDGGDVLVGRESPPRFLGEERVMTIGALTKRDTSVQLRYGEHGVVDTVLITQTTDRNLLVKVKVRDLRIPELGDKFASRHGQKGVVGMMFPRYDMPYTEEGIVPDIIVNPHGIPSRMTVGQLLELITGKAASLEAKYVDGTPFFKDDIGPYKVTLIKHGYSPDGAEVMYDGRTGQLMESPVTIGIVFYQRLYHMVADKMHARATGKVQLLTRQPTEGKARQGGLRFGEMERDCLVGHGATMLLRDRMLEGSDAHTMYVCTLCGHIAWYNSKKNTYECPIHGENGNIRPIKVPYAFKLFLQEIISMGIKPKIEVSDKISLLDRVSKDSLSKLSNNEGKQGGNGSNGSGSAS, from the coding sequence ATGTCGACGGACTGGAGGCTCACAAAGGACGACCTATGGATCGTCTTCAGGCAGTTCATACGTGAGACGGGCCTGGCGAGGCAGCACCTAGATTCGTATAACGCCTTTGTCACAGAGCGCATACAGGATATAGTTGACTCCTTTAAGGAGATAAGGCCCCTCTACAAGCAGGTTGGGGGCAAAAAGAAGGGAGTCGTCGCTGAGGAGGGGCCAGACATTAAGGTAGTCCTAGGGAAGGTTCGTGTAGGCGAGCCCCAGGTTAAGGAGGCCGACGGTAACCTGAGGCGCCGCGACGTGACCCCGCTGGAGGCTAGGCTGAGGAACTTCACCTACTCAGCCCCACTGTACCTCGAGATGACGCTTGTTGAGAACGGCAACGAGGTGGACACCGAGGAGGTTAAGATTGGCGACTTCCCGATAATGGTGAAGTCCGTAGTTGACCCCCTCTCGAAGGCAAGCCTCAAGGAGCTCATGGAGGCTGGCGAGGACCCCTACGACCCAGGGGGCTACTTCATAATAAACGGCAGTGAGAGGGTGATAGTGGCTCAGGAGGACCTCGCAGTTAACAGGATTATAGTCGGCGTCTCGACAGCCAACACGGCTAAGATAACACACAGTGCCAAGACAGTCTCAACGGTCCTGGGCCTGAGGAGGCAGGTGATAGTTGACAGGATGAATGACGGCTCCCTTGAGGTCAGCATGAGCAGGCTAAACTACAGGATACCGTTCATAGTTATGATGAAGGCTCTGGGCCTCGAGAAGGACGCCGAGATAGCGGCCGCTGTGTCGCCAGACCCTGACGTGCAGAGGGAGCTCCTGCCGAGCTTTGAGAAGGTGAGCGCCGCCATAAGGACCAAGGAGGATGCCCTTGAGTTCCTAGGCAACAGGATAGCGCCAGGGCAGCCCAAGGAGATAAGGATCCAGCGCGCCGAGGAGTTCATAGACACGCAGTTCCTGCCGCACATAGGTCTTACGCCTGCCGACAGGCTAGCAAAGGCCTACTTCCTAGGCGAGATGGCCAACAGGGTGCTCCAGCTCTACCTTGGCAAGAGGGGCGAGGACGACAAAGATCACCTAGCTAACAAGCGCCTTAGGCTTGCAGGCGACCTAATAGCAGAGATATTCAGGGACGCCTTCCAGCAGCTAGCCCTACTCATATCAAGCGAGCTTGAGGAGTACATAAGCCAGCACAGGAAGGTCAGAGACGTTAAGAGCCTCGTGAGGCCCGATATAGTAACTGAGAGGATCAGGGCCGCCCTGGCCACGGGCAACTGGACTGGAAACAGGACAGGCGTGAGCCAGGCCCTGGACAGGACCAACTGGATGAGCCTCCTCAGCCACCTGAGGAGGGTCATATCGCCGCTCAGCAGGGGCGAGTCAAACTTTGAGGCCAGGGACCTGCACGGCACCCACTGGGGAAGGCTCTGCCCGTTCGAGACCCCTGAGGGCGTTAACTGCGGTCTGGTAAAGAACCTCGCAATGACGGCCTACATCTCAGTTGGAGTTAACGAGCAGCACATAAGGAACCTACTCACGAACATGGGCGTCATATCGCTGGAGGAGGCCATAAAGGAGATCGCTAGCGGCGAGCCGGAGGCATCAGCGAAGTACGTTAACATGGCCAAGGTGTTCCTGAACGGCAAGCCCATAGGGTACGTGCAGGATGGGGCTGAGCTTAGGCAGAGGCTAATATCGCTGAGGAGGAGGGGCGAGATAAGCTATGAGGTGAGCGTGGCTTACTTAGAGAATGGCAACGTTAAGGAAGTTTACGTAAACACTGATGAAGGAAGGCTTATGAGGCCTGTCATAGTAGTTGAGGATGGCAAGCCCAAGCTGACAAAGGAGATCGTGGAGAAGGTGAAGCGCGGTGAGACGTCGTTCTGGGACCTAGTCAGGAACGGAGTGGTGGAGTTCCTGGACCCAGACGAGGAGGAGAACGCTTATGTGGCTGAGTACCCTGATGAGATTACACCTGAGCACACGCACCTGGAGCTCTGGACGCCTGGCATATTCAGCGTCGTGACCTCTATAGCGTCGTTCCTAGAGCACAACCAGAGCCCGAGGAACACGTACCAAGCAGCTATGGCGAAGCAGGCCCTCGGCCTTTATGCGCTGAACTACCAGTACCGCATGGACAGTCACGCCTACCTGCTACACTACCCCCAGAAGCCCATAGTGCAGACTAGGTCGCTTGAGGAGATCGGTTACAATGAGAGGCCCTCCGGGCAGAACTTCGTGGTGGCCATAATGCCCTTCATGGGGTACAACATGGAGGACGCCATTATAATGAACAAGACAAGCGTTGACTACGGGCTCGGGAGGACCCACTTCTTCAGGGTTTATGCAGTGACCGAGAACTCCTACGCAGGTGGCCTCAAGGATACCATAACTGTGCCGTCGCCAAAACTTTACGACCACAAGGGCGACCAGTACTACACTAAGCTTGGGCCCGACGGCATAGTCGAGCCTGAGGTGGAGGTTGACGGTGGCGATGTGCTAGTTGGCAGGGAGAGCCCGCCGAGGTTCTTGGGCGAGGAGCGCGTTATGACAATCGGGGCTCTAACGAAGAGGGACACAAGCGTGCAGCTCAGGTACGGGGAGCACGGCGTAGTTGACACTGTGTTGATAACTCAGACCACGGACAGGAACCTCCTAGTTAAGGTTAAGGTCAGGGACCTCAGGATACCGGAGCTCGGCGACAAGTTCGCCAGCAGGCACGGCCAGAAGGGTGTGGTTGGCATGATGTTCCCTAGGTACGACATGCCATACACAGAGGAGGGCATAGTGCCCGACATAATAGTCAACCCCCACGGAATACCTTCACGTATGACCGTGGGTCAGCTGCTTGAGCTCATAACGGGCAAGGCGGCCTCGCTCGAGGCTAAGTACGTTGACGGCACGCCGTTCTTTAAGGACGACATAGGCCCCTATAAGGTAACACTCATAAAGCACGGCTACAGCCCTGACGGCGCTGAGGTCATGTATGACGGCCGCACAGGCCAGCTGATGGAGTCACCAGTAACTATAGGCATAGTGTTCTACCAGAGGCTCTACCACATGGTCGCGGACAAGATGCACGCAAGGGCTACTGGCAAAGTGCAGCTGCTCACCAGGCAGCCCACCGAGGGCAAGGCAAGGCAGGGAGGCCTCAGGTTTGGGGAGATGGAGAGGGACTGCCTCGTTGGACACGGCGCTACGATGCTGCTCAGGGACAGGATGCTTGAGGGCAGCGACGCCCATACTATGTACGTCTGCACGTTGTGCGGCCACATAGCGTGGTATAACAGCAAGAAGAACACCTATGAGTGCCCAATACATGGCGAGAACGGCAATATAAGGCCTATCAAGGTACCTTATGCCTTCAAGCTCTTCCTGCAGGAGATAATTAGCATGGGGATAAAGCCTAAGATAGAGGTTTCAGATAAAATATCCCTGCTCGATAGGGTGTCAAAGGACAGCCTGTCAAAGCTGAGCAACAATGAGGGGAAGCAGGGAGGCAACGGCTCTAATGGCTCAGGTAGCGCTTCGTGA